TTTTAACAACACCTTCAACAATTTTACCCTCTTCCATTGTTTCAAGAGTTTTGGCTTTTTCCGCTTCCCCTTGCCTTTCTAATACAGACCTCTTTGATAATACGACATTATTCCTTTTTCTATCATATTTAAGAACATCAAACTTAAAAGTTTTGCCAACATATTTATCGAGGTTCTTTACGGGACGAATATCAACCTGGGACCCGGGAAGAAACGCCTGGATGCCGATATCAACCGACAGTCCCCCCTTCACTCTTTCTAAGACCGTACCTTCCATTGTGCCATTTCCCTCACAAGCCTTGATAATATCATCCCACACTTTTATTCTGGCGGCTTTTTCCATGGAAAGTACTAAATCACCGTCCGTGCCTCTCCTGTCAATAAATACATCTATTTCATCATCAACAGCAACAGTGATATTTCCGTCATCATCTTTCAACTCTTCAATGGGAACACGCCCTTCTGTCTTCCATCCAACATCAACCATAACGACATCATCATTTATCTGTACGACCCGTCCGGTTACCACCTCTCCTATTTGAACGTTTTGCATGTTCTGTTCAAAGAGTTCTTTGAAATCCAAATCTCCCTGCTTTTTTACAGGTTGTTCCCCCTCCTTATTTTCAGTTTCTACCTCCTTCGAAAGCTCTTCATAATTTGATATTAAGTTATTTTCGTTAACCATTAACCATTTCCCCCTAATCTATTTTCTGACACCTCTAACACGGAGGTCAACTAACACACGGATTATAAAATATCAAGTGAATTGTGACAGCCTGAAATGTATATAGCCTTTCCGGGTGACCACAATAGATTTATCTGAAAACAGGGTTCTCTTTAATAACTTTCAACATCTCCTCAACAACATCTGTAATGCTCATATCTGTAGAATCAATAGCGATAGAATCTTTAGAAGGTTTAAGGGGAGCTATCTTTCTTTCACTATCCTGCCGGTCTCTAATTATCAAATCTCTTTTAACCTCTTCAAAATTGGGATTTTCTCCCTTTTCCGCCAGCTCTGTGAATCTCCTCCTGCTCCTCTCCTCAACCCTTGCATTCAGGAAAAACTTAAAGTCGGCATGGGGAAATACTACTGTCCCCATATCTCTACCCTCGGCAACAATCCCCCCATTTTTTCCTGTTTTCCTCTGTATAGAAAGTAGAGTCTTTCTGACAACGGGGACAGCGGAAACCTTCGAAGCAAGCATTCCGATGTCCTGACCCCTGATTTTTTTGGTGACATCTTCATCATCCACAATGATTCTAATGACACTATTAACACTTTTCAGTGAGACGTTAATTTCTGCACACAAGCCTGAAAGTCGCTTTTCGTCATCAGCAGGTATTCCTTCTTCTGCTACTTTGCAGGCAAAGGCCCTGTAAAGAGCACCGGTATCCAGATAAATATAGGAAAGCTTCCTGGCAAGAATTTTACTCACGGTGCTTTTACCTGCACCAGCGGGACCATCTACAGTTATGACCAACCTTTTCTCCATTTTTTGCTATGGTGAACCTCTTTGATTTTGAATAAATGTCAAAAAAAATTCTAACCAAATTAGTCTATCAAAAAAATTATATTTAATGGAAGAATTATTTTATTTTAAGTATACAGATGATGGT
This sequence is a window from Syntrophales bacterium. Protein-coding genes within it:
- the cmk gene encoding (d)CMP kinase, with protein sequence MEKRLVITVDGPAGAGKSTVSKILARKLSYIYLDTGALYRAFACKVAEEGIPADDEKRLSGLCAEINVSLKSVNSVIRIIVDDEDVTKKIRGQDIGMLASKVSAVPVVRKTLLSIQRKTGKNGGIVAEGRDMGTVVFPHADFKFFLNARVEERSRRRFTELAEKGENPNFEEVKRDLIIRDRQDSERKIAPLKPSKDSIAIDSTDMSITDVVEEMLKVIKENPVFR